From Streptomyces sp. HUAS MG91, the proteins below share one genomic window:
- a CDS encoding EF-hand domain-containing protein, whose translation MDERRIAARFAGFDQDGNGYIDREDFYAAAKALLAEFDVTARCDKGQDLFAGAEAFWQGMAGIADVDGDQRVTRGEFVTGAVKRLRDSPERFAEIARPFLRATIALAEPDRRDGGVGVAAAERVLRVLGVEGGVAAQAVASLDADGDGRVSEDEAVRGFALYFTVPE comes from the coding sequence ATGGACGAGCGGAGGATCGCTGCCCGGTTCGCCGGCTTCGACCAGGACGGCAACGGCTACATCGACCGCGAGGACTTCTACGCCGCCGCGAAGGCGCTGCTCGCCGAGTTCGATGTCACGGCGCGCTGCGACAAGGGGCAGGACCTGTTCGCCGGAGCCGAGGCCTTCTGGCAGGGCATGGCGGGGATCGCCGATGTCGACGGGGACCAGCGGGTGACCCGCGGCGAGTTCGTGACCGGGGCCGTGAAGCGGCTGCGGGACAGCCCGGAGCGGTTCGCCGAGATCGCGCGGCCCTTCCTGCGGGCCACGATCGCTCTGGCCGAGCCCGATCGGCGGGACGGCGGGGTCGGGGTGGCCGCTGCCGAGCGGGTGTTGCGGGTGCTGGGAGTCGAGGGCGGGGTCGCCGCTCAGGCCGTGGCATCTCTGGACGCCGACGGTGACGGGCGGGTTTCCGAGGACGAGGCCGTTCGCGGGTTCGCGCTGTACTTCACCGTGCCGGAGTGA